The genomic interval GCACTCTGGGCTCGGCCCAGCACCCACCTTTGCCCTTCTCAGGGGGCCTGGCGCTCCGGGCTTGGCCCAGCACCCACCTTTGCCCTTCTCAGGGGGCCCGGCACTCTGGGCTCACCCCAGCACCCACTTTCGCCCTTCTTGGGGGGCCCGGCACTCCGGACTCACCCCAGCACCCACCTTCGCCCTTCTCGGGGGGCCTGGTGCTCCAGGCTCGGCCCAGCACCCACCTTCACCCTTCTCGGGGGGCCTGGCGCTCCAGGCTCGGCCCAGCACCCACCTTTGCCCTTCTCAGGGGGCCCGGCACTCCGGGTTCGCCCCAGCACCCACCTTCGCCCTTCTCGGGGGGCCTGGTGCTGCAGGCTCGGCCCAGCACCCACCTTCGCCCTTCTCGGGGGGTCCGGCGCTCCGGGCTCACTCCAGCACCCACCTTTACCCTTCTCAGGGGGCCTGGCACTCTGGGTTCAGCCCAGCACCCATCTTTGCCCTTCTCCGGGAGCCCAGTGCTCCAGGCTAGCCCCAGCACCCATCTTTGCCCTTCTTGGGGGGCCCGGCACTCCAGGCTCGGCCCAGCACCCACCTTTGCCCTTCTCGGGGGCCCTCGGCAGTGGCATCGACCCCCCGTATCCCTCCAGGCTCAGCgggtccatttttctttcttctaacttTTTGATGTTTCTTGTGCTCCCTTTTGAGGGACTAATGACGTCCAATGTgtggaaaaaggaagagaacatTGCCGTTAGCGTTCACAAGccctgagggtggggaggggacgaCTCTGAGCGCCTCCCCAGCTCTCGGGCCATGTGTCTGGCGCTGCGGGCCGTGGCCACGCGCCTCCAGGCTCCAGCTGCAGCCAGGGGGGACACCCACCTCCACAGCTACAGAGGcggttttgttgttttcttccccCACAGGGTGTCCTTTCTCCTTTAAAGCTATAGTTCTGTGGTTTATTCATTTAGACTATATCCTATTCCATAGACAATTAGACGTGGCTTAcataaaaaacagtgaaaaaaaagtaaatggataAAGTAACGGAGGAAAAACGAGGGCAGAAAAGGTGTAACGAGGCCAGTGTGAAACGCGCCCCTGCGCTGCTGCGTCCCCGCGAGCCGCGGGCCCCACAGCTCTGAGCCAGCGTGCTCCCAGTGCCCGACCACCCAGGGCGCTGCCACCTCTGACACGCGGGTGCGGGGCTGCTCTCGGGACGGCCGCCCACCCCTCGCTGACCGTGACGGGATttccgccccctccccaggagaAAACAGGGACACAGGGACTGGGCTCTGCCTGAGGCTGGGGCCAGAGACACAGGCCTTGACGCTGACCTCACGGGCCCTAGGCAGGGGGCGTGGGGACCGGGAGACACGGCGGTGCGGGTTGGCCTCACCTGGTGCTGGCCGGCGCGGGCAGAGGCAGGCTCTGGGACTGCTCGAGGGCGCGGTGCTGGCTGGCCTCTGCAGGGACAGGGGCCCAGCACGGTCAGGACCCGCGGCCGTGCGCCCTCCCctccaggagcctggagggccaagGGTCGGGGCTGCTCCGAGGGACCAAACGCGCCCCAGGGGGCAGCCCGGGGGATGGGCTCTCACCTCTGCACGCCTGCAGCTGGCTGGTCAGCACCTTCCGGATCTCACTCACCCAGGCCGCCTTGATTTCAGGAGTGGGTGCCTGCGCCCCAGAGCAGACCAGGGGTGAATGAGTGCCCACCGTGACGCGCACCAGTGTATCCCTCTGCAGGGGCTCAGGACACGTGGGAATGGGGGTGACAGTGCTGCCCTGGGGGTGCAGGAAGGACCCCGCCTCGGGTGAGGGCGCGCTGACTGTTGGGGCCTGAGGGCCATGTGGGTGGGTGCTGGGCTCTGAGGATCCCAGGCTCAAGCAGAGCCGGGCGCTGGCTGAGGCCGCTCCTGCCGCAGCTCTGCGGGCCCTGGGCTGGCTGACCCGGCTGGTGGGCTGTGAGCTGTGACCAGGTCGCCAGGGCCTCCTCGCTGCCCTGTGGCCACATCCCCCAGGGCTGCAGGGGCCCAGACCACCAAGGGCGTCAGAATTGTGGCGGGCAATGCGGCAAGGCGCCTCCCAGGCTGGGCTGCTCTCTCGAGGTCTCTGCCAGATGCGTGGACACCCTGACAGCTCCACCACCTCCCGCGCCCACAGAGAGGTGAGGACACACTTCCTGCACGAGCCAGGTGCGTGGACCCGCGTGCATGCGTGACAGCGTGCATGTGTGACATGGGCAGCCCACACCGCCCCGCCGTCCAGGCATGCAGGAGCTGGGCCCAGGACTGTGAGCCTGCTACCCTGCCTCCAGAGCCCCTCTGCCCTGCAGGGTCCCTGCTCCGCATCAGGGCTCTGCTCTGTTGCTGACAGCCCAGGTCAGCCCCACATGAACGGGGCGGGGGGCGCTGGCCTCCGGGAGATAAAGCCTCAGAGGGTCCTAGACGGCGGCCCTCGGCCGAAGCCACTCACCGGCACCCGCACGGGCCGGGCAGACCCCGGGGCCCACCTGGATGATGTACACCTCCTCCCTGGCGTTGTACCAGATCTCGAACTTCTTCGCATCACCCTTCACGTTCTCCGTGATGCCGACGGCCGTCATCTGTGAGGGCAGAGCGGGCGGGTGGGCCTCCGGCGGGGCACCCCCCCACCCGGGAAGGCGGGTGCACGGCCCGGGGCACTCACGTTCAGGGACTGCTTGTAGCTGTAGGAGGGCGCCTTCTCGTAGCCCTCACCATTCTCCTCCCGCCGCTTGCAGAACAGCACGGCCTTCTCGTGCAGGAACAGGTGGCGCTGCATGGGCTTGAAGCGGGCCAGGTCCTTCACCTTGGCGTGGCCCCGCTTGTGGTCAGTCCACACGCTGAAGGAGCCCTGCATGAGCAGCCTCCCCAGGTCGCTCAGGTTCCCCTGGGGCGGGGCGGAAGGAGGCATGGTTAACGCCCAGCGCGGGCCTGGGGCCTTGGACACGCGGCCAAGCAGAAGCCTGTCTGGGGGCCGGGCTGTGGCCCGTGGGGCCCAGCCGCCGACACTCGGGAGAGTCAAGGGTAGTGGGACGGTCAGGGGTCGCAGGGCATCTGCGGGGATGAAAAGGGGATGTTTGGGGCAGGGAACTGCTCTGTGGGACTCTATCACGGTGGACACTGGTCACCAACTTGTCCAAACCCACTGCATGACCCCCATGTACGCTGTGGACTCTGGGTGAAGGGTCAGCGGAGGCCCATTGGCTGTGATGGGCACCCGACTCCAATGGGAGGCGGGGCTGCGGGGGCCGACGTGCACCCGTGGGGCGGGGGCGTGGGAAGGCCTGTATGCTCCCTTCCATTTCTCTGTGAACCCAGAACTGCTCCAAAAAGAAAGTCTActaaagggaaaagcaaagagaCGACGAGTGCTGAAGGGATTTACAAAGAGGAGAGGAGCCAGGGAGCGGCCTGAGCACCCAGGGACGGAGGGGCAGCATCTCGCTGTCAGGCGCTGCCTCAGCGAGAAGGGGAGGACCAGGAGGGGGTGGTTCCCAAGCCCTGTCTGTGAAGGGGAGGACCAGGAGGGGGTGGTCCCTGAGCCCTGTCAGCGCTGAGACGCACCCTGGGGTGGAAACGTCCGGGGCTTCTACCTGCTGATGAGCCGCAGGGCGGCCAAGCAGAACCGGGTTTTGATGGGATTCCGGGTGATGTGCGTGTAAggcaacccccaccccccgcccgtGATGGGCCCCCTCAGGCCCCGCCCCAGGCTGGCAGGATGGGTGGGGCCTCACCTCGTAGCCAGTGATGGCGATCAGGTGCATGGAGTCATTCACAGCCTTGAGGATGCCCAGGATGGAGCTCAGGGCCTCCTGCAAGTCCTCGGCTCCCTCACAGCTCTTGCTGTATTTCAGCAtctcctggggggggggggcgcggggagGGTCACTGCTGTCTGGACACTGAGCCCCGCCCCTCCCAGGAGAGTGGCTGGGATGCCCTGGGACACGGGTGTGGCTCCCGTGCAGTCGTCACTGGTGGGGCAAGACCGCATGTGCCCTGGGGCACTCACCCCCTGCCTAGGTGCAGGGTGGGGGGGATGGTCAGCCTGCCATCCCCATGGCCCAGCACCCCATCCTGCGCCCAGCTGCACCCTCCACAGCTCACATCTCCGACAGCCCCTCCTTCCAGGTCTGACCCCCGAACGAACGAGCACCTGTCACAGCTCTTCACGCCCGCTCTCAGACCTTGGGGATCTGCTCCGCAGGACGCCACGGTCAGCAGGACACAGGCGGCCTCGCGTGTGCTCTGGAGGCAGGGTCTGCCTGCCTGtgtccccgcccccggcccctgACGACGGGCAGCACACGGGCGGCCCTGTGGGGAGCCAGGGCCCCACAGACATGGGCGGGAGGTGTCCAGAGACCGTGGAGCTCAGGGATGGGGTAGGGCGACTGCCACTGTGCGGTGTGCAGCTGGGAGGGCGTCCAGGCCAGAGGCAGGCTCCAGGGAGGGGGCATTGGGCCAGGCAGGGGGGTCCCGGGGATGCCTGGCCTCTCACCTTGAGCAGCAGCTGGTACTTGGTGATCCTCTGGACTGGCTTCAGCAGGTAGGAGTCCAGGCTCAGCTTGTGGTCCAGCTTCTTCTGGCACTCCTGCACCCACCACACCCCCTTAGACAGCCGTCACCCTCCCTCCGAGAGTCAGCCAGTGGAGGAATGTCCCCACCACAACCCTTAGACGGCCGTCACCCTCCTTCCAAGAGTCAGCCTGTGGAGGACCGTCCCCACCACAAGCCCCTTAGATGGCTGTCACCCTCCTTCCGAGAGTCAGTGAGTGGAGGACAGTCCCCACCACAACCCCCTTAGACAGCTGTTGCCCTCCCCGGAGAGTCAGCCTGTGGAGGACTGTCCCCACCACAACCCCCTTAGACAGCTGTTGCCCTCCCCGGAGAGTCAGCCTGTGGAGGACTGTCCCCACCACAACCCCCTTAGATGGCTGTCACCCCCTCCGAGAGTCTTCCCCACCACAACCCCGAGAGTCAGTGAGTGGAGGACAGTCCCCACCACAACCCCCTTAGACAGCTGTTGCCCTCCCCGGAGAGTCAGCCTGTGGAGGACTGTCCCCACCACAACCCCCTTAGACGGCTGTCACCCTCCTTCCGAGAGTCAGTGAGTGAAGGACAGTCCCCACCACAACCCCCTTAGACAGCTGTCGCCCCCCACCGAGCCTCTGCCCATGGAGGACCGCCCACGCAGGCCCGGGACACACCTGGAAGAAGGGGCAGTCGGAGCACTGTCTCCACAGGCTCTCAGAGCGCGGCTTGTTCTGACAGTACTTCTCGTAGATCTGGAACTCCTCCATCTGCCGGGGAACGGGGCTGCATCACAGGGGTCTCAGAACCCACAGCCGAGTCACAGCCCTCTGGGCGGGGACGCCCGGCTCCCTGGGCCCCGCCTGATGTCTCCCCGAGTCTGGGCACCCCCTCCATCTCAGACGCCATGGCTGTGGCCGGGCAGCCAGGGAACAGCCGCGCAGAAGCTCCATCTCAGGGCTGCCCTAGTCCTGGCACCTCTCTTAGAAACATTGGGTCCGTGTGGCTGGCTTTGGCCTCAGGGAACAGATAAATAGACACAGGACTGGCACAGACTTTGTGAAGGACTCAGCTGCACATGCGCGGGGGTCGGGACGACCGGCCCGCATTCCACAGGTCGGGGGCGTGGCCTGAGCACCGGCCCTGCCCCTGGGTCCCCAGGAGGGGTGGATGCTggcaacaccccccaccccagatctCAGACAGCACCGGGAGGCATGCCAGACTGCGTGCAGCACAAACAGGGCTCCTTCTGCCTCCTCTGCCCCCGGCGCCATCTCCTGCCAGGGCGTCGGCCTCTGCCTGCTGTTTGCATGTTGCTGGGTCAGGGTCCTACACCCCATCCTGCTGCTCCCAGAGCCTGTCCACGGCCCCCAGCCCACTGGTGGTCCCGCGTCTGTGACTGATGCCTCAGAGCAAGTGTGACTGCCCAGGGTCAGCTGGTGCGCGAGGGACCAGCAGGGAATTGACGCCAGCAAGGACAGTCAGCACGCCACACTCGCGATCAGAACTCAGATGCCCTCTGATTCTGGCGGCTCTCAAAGCTGAGGTcccaggtttctttcttttttgagctAGCTACTGGGTTTTAGGGAAACCGTGCTCTTCCAGCCCTAACAAAAAGCATCATGGCGTCTCAGCTAAACTGGATACATCCGTCCTTGTAATCTCTGTTGGCCAGATGGGGACTGTGACAGAACGTAAAGCCACTGTGGCTTTAAGGAGAAACTTCAAGGCGTCAGGCCCGCAGAAGGACGCATTTGAGAAGCACATACCCGCTCCAGAAAGCACCTGCCGACCAGCTCCGGGCAGTCTGTGTAGTTCTCCAGCTCCCTCAGGAATATCCTAGATGAGGAGGTTTGAGACACATCACGTGAACACAGCCAGAATATGACAGCTGGTCGCCAAATATTAGACGTTCTTTTCCAGACGCCTATCCCGACTCTGGACGGTGCCCGAGACCGTGAGCAGGGGCGCACCGTCTGATTTCGGGGCCTGCAGCCCACGCCTGTCCCTCCCAGGGTCCCGACTGTGCCAAACGCTCAGGGACACGCAGACGCGGCTGCATGGGGACGCCTTGTTTCTGGAGAACACAGACACGGACTGAGGGGCTGCAGCGGCAGAGGGGGCCTCTTGAGGCCCAGCAGCCCGACTGCTCAGTGGGTTTTCTGCAGATTCAAGGGTCCTGCCCTCAGGACCCTTCACCCTGCGGTGCTGACCCTGAGCCTTGGGCTGAGTTTTCGTCTAGGTTTCCGACTCCCACACACCTATCAGGTAAATCCTGGCACCGAGGGCAGCTGAGAGCCAGGGCCAAGGATGTGGAAGGACCAGAAGGCCCAGGCCACCTGCTCACCCTAACCTCTCAGGGAGGTGCACCTGAAACGCAACTTCATAAGCAGCAGGTGACAGAGGCTACGGACAGGGGCAAAAGCAGGTGGTCAGACAGAAGTTCCAGTGCCCCTGGCATCCAGGGAGATGGGGCTGGATCCCACGGCCATGGGCCTATCCGTGGGCAGGCTGGAGGGACCCGTGCACGGCGGCCTTCCTCAGGACCACAGGCTTCTGCCCCCATCTGATTCCCTCTGCATCCGCTGTTCATCTTCCCACGAGCCCCTGAGACTGCTGAGGGTGAGCGGCCCCAGAAGGACTGCCCACGTCTCCCCAAAGCCATGCAGAGGCCACTGGCACTCCCACGAGGGGGGAATGGGCAGGAAGGAGTGTGCTCTGTGGCCATCCCTTACAAGAACAGGCTTGGCCCTGCGGGCACGCGGCCCCTTTGTAACTCCTTGCCGCTCGGCGTCTGCCCTGGGCTTGTCCCACCCGAGCCTGCTGCCCGTCTGCTTATCCCCCTTGATAGGAGGGAAGGCTCTCCTCCAGCAAAGCTCCAGCAGGCGGGGCCTCCAGTGACCCAAACAAAGGCCCAACCTGTTATGAAAGTGGTAAATTTCTTCCATGTTTCCAAACAGGATATCCTTCTTGTTCTGAAGGCCAGTCGAGATTAGATGAGTCATTAAAGGGTTGTCCATCTCTGCAGCGTAGCCCTGCGGAGGAGGGAGTGGTCAGCACAGGAGGCAGGCTCCACGAGGCCACCAAGCAGAGAAGTGATGCTGCTCAGGTTTAGGAATCAAGTCTACTTGAATTCATTCCGGATGGACAAGCACAGAAATGTGAGTGAGTTACAAGCAGCatcagttactttttttttttgtgggtggGGTCTCCATCCATTTCTCCACCTTTCAACCTTTCTAAACTCAGGCACATCTCCTATGAAGGGAACAAAGCTTACACATGCGTTCTGATGGATTATCTCTGTGCCTGCACCCTTGTGACCACGGCCCAGGTTCCGGGGCAGAGCGTCCCCGCACCCAGAAGCCCCTCCGCCATCCCCAGGCAACagcccctccctcttcctgcaaACACGTCCCAGCGCAGCTGTGCCTGTGTCCACGCGCCCTGGTCCCGAGGACATTCCGCCGACGGGTTTCCAGCTCCTGGCCGGCTCAGCAGGGCTGCGTGGGACGAGACCACCCTCACCTCCAGGACGCACAGCAGCTCCTCCACGTAGACCCGCTCTGTGTCCAGAAGCTCCTTCATCACGTGCCTGTGGGCGGGTGTGCTCTCATGCACAAGCTGCTTCCCACTGCCTCCCGGCTAACACGGGCCACCTCCAAAGGAGCCCCGACTCCCAGACCATGCACGGTTCCAAGTCCCCGACCCCCAGGCCTCCCCACTCCCAGGCCACAGTTCCAAGTCCCCCGCCCAGACCCCTTCCAGGAGAAGACCCTGCTCCACGGCAACCCCCAGCCTCCCACAAGAAGTGGGCCTGCATGATCTCTGGGGACCTGCTATGTGCTGTCAGGTTAGGGATGCCCAGGAGGGCACGGGCTTGCAAACGGGTGGGCCAGACCTCGCTTTGTGGACCAGGATCACCTTTTAACTGCCTATGACCAAGATTcccatttttaaacagaaaatggaGCTGGGGCTGGGACCATGAGCAGACGATGGCTAGCCCGTCGCCAGGCCCCATGCCTTCTAAGTGCCCGTTGTCCACACAGGGTGGCGAGGGGCGTGGAGAAAAAGGCTCGGGCTCTCTGGCCACCGGGGGCAGAGGGTAGTGTGGACTGGCAAGGAGGCTGTCCCCGTGGACGCAGGGCAGTGTGGAGCCTGGGCGGTTTCTCCAAGTGGACAGGAGTGCGGAGGGCTctcccgggggtgggggtgggggggtccgtGGGAGAGTGACCACCCGGAGAGGAGGGACATGGGCAGGGCCTTCCTGTGAAGTCCAGAGTTTAGTGCCCAAGGGCATGTCTATGCAGGAACAGGCGCCATCCTGGCAGGGGGGCGGTGTGCGGGGTCAGGGGGGCTGTGGGCCGAGCAGACCCTCcacagggtgggggggggggcaggaggagacagtgGGGGGAGCCAAGAAAGACAAGTGATGCCTAACACCCAGTAGGGCCAGAGTCAGGCAAggctgtgggcagggctggcGCGGGCGGGTCCGAGGCTGGCCCTGCCCGTGTGACCCGAGAGCCAGGGCCGTGCCCCCGAGTCGTGTGCCCTGGGCTCAGGGAGGGAGAATGCTGCTGCTTCAAGCCCCAGGGCCACCAGACGGGCGGGGGAAACGTGGCCTTCCTGAGGAACACGCAGGGGAACCCCAGCACCCGCCAGGCGACCCTCGAGGTCAGCTCTGCTCTGGGCTGCTCCTCCCGGGGTCGGGGGGCGggcggggtggcgggggtggTGTCCCACCACTTCTGCTCCTCAGCGTGCAACCCTCCCGGGGTGCGGGCTGCGAGCTGAGATCTGGGGGGCCGCGCTCGTCCTCGGAGCGGCGGGGAGGCAGCCACCCACCTCCGCAGGACGGCCAGGCTCTCCTCGTCCCCCGTGGAGCTGCCGCGGCCCTGCCGGCCCTCGCTCACCTCACTCTGCGGAGAGAGAAGCCGGCCAAGAGGCGCACTTTCAGAGACAGAAGGTGAAGCCTAAGGCCCGGCTCCAGAGCCTGACCCCCTGGTCCCTCTGAGGCGGACAGGAGGCCCCATGGTcggggcaggaggggaaagggcccgggggaggcgggggagtggggggcggggccGGGTCAGGAGtgaggggcggggctggggtgagggggcggggtcaggagggcctggaggggagagggcaggggaggcagaggggagtgagggggcggggtcaggggctgggggcggggccgaggAGTGAGGGGCGGGGCCGGAGGGCCTGGAGGGGAGGCTTAGGAGTGAGGGCGGGGCCGGGGTGCGGGTGCGGACTTAGGGGGAATGAGGGGCGTGGCTAAGGCGGGGTGGGGCTGCGGCGTGGGGGCGGGGACAGGGGGAgtgagggggcggggccgcggaGTAGGGGCGGGGCCGCGGAGTAGGGGCGGGGCCGCGGAGTGGGCCCGCAGCCGGGGCTCACCTTGGCCCTCCTGTAGGGCCCCCTCCGGAGCGCACTGCTCTCGGAACTGTGGTTCTCAGAACCCCTCCGGATGCCTGGTTTcggaagaaggagaggagagcGACCTCGCATCTCACGGCGGGGAGAGGGAATGCGCGCGCAGGGGCACCTAGGAAAAGCCACGAGCAGCCCAGAGCCGGGGAGGAAAGCACAGGAACATGAAGGAGGCGGTGGGAGACGGGCCGGGAGCCCCCGGGGCTCGCCATTCGCAGTGGGGCCCGGCTCCCGGTGACAGGGGATAACTCTGCGCCTGGAGTCAGAATGGGCCCACGAGCTGGGCTCAGAGGCTCTTGGCGTGGAGAGGCAACACTGGCCAGGGCTGCAGAAAGCGGCAGGGGCCGTGCCAGCCGCTGGATAGGTGTGTTTTGGGGACAGGAGGTGACAGGAAGGGCCCAGCCCTGCCTTCCAAAGGGGATGCACCTGGAGAACCAGGAGGTTTCAGGGTGGAAGGCCGAGCCACACAAGGGGAAAACCATCCCGCCTGTGGCACTGAGGACAGACCGCCGGGACAAGCCCAGGGAAGGCCCTCGAAGCCACGGTGGACCCGGTCCAGCCACAACAACGGGGAGCAGCACGGCTTAGAGGGACCGAGTGAGGGGCCCgagtgccaataaaactttatttacacaaTGGGTTGGATAGAAGGGGGCGTTCCCTGGGGTGAGAGGCGGCTGCTCGtacctggggaggggcagggcgaCTTGGTGAGCGCCTCCGGCCGCGGGGCCACGGGCTGCACGGGCCGTGTCTGCTTGGCTGCCAGCTTCTTGAGGCTGGCCTGCCTGCGGTGGAACATCTCCTCCACGCTCTCCTGCTTCTGGAAGACTCTCTGCACATGCTCCTGTAGAGGGAGACGGCATGCTGGACTCAGCAGGACATCTCTGTGATGCTCCAAGAGTCACCGTGACACCTGTGGGCCCCACTCTGCCCTCAGAGGGTTGGGGGGCACCAAGGGAGGAGGTGGCTGGCGGGAGGCTGTGGACAGCCGGCAGGAGTGAGCAGTTGGGGTCCAGCAGTGTCCAGAGGCTGGTGGAAGCGGGGCCCAGAGAGTGGCCAGGGCTCAGAGCACAGGCCTCCCAGCAGGCAGGGACCTCATGGGGTAGGAAGGGAGGGGGACTCGTCCATCCTGAAacacccccaccctctgcctcccaAGTGCCCAGAGAGTCGTCCCCTCACCAGCAGGTCTTTGGTGAGGATGGGCTCGTAGTCCTGGAAGATCTTGCTGAGCTCCTGGATCTTACTTTCTGCCCCCGTCTCCAGAAACCTCTCAAGCTCCTGGAGGGCGGCCTCTGCACCATCCTGGGACTGGCACTTGTCCACGGGCTGTGATGCTAGCAGGTAGATGCCCTCATCACACCACTTCATAGACTGCGGGGGGAGAAGTCACCTTGGAGACTGTCCTGGCATCTCAGGCGGCCTGCTGACCGCTGCCCTCTGAGACCATCTGCAGGACGAAGCATGCACCTCCTGCCCAGGTTCAGAAGGCTCCCCGGGGACGCGGGCCTGAAACCAGGGGCCTTGCCCAGGATGGGACGCATCCACACCGAGGACCAAGTGCAGGGAACTGGCTGGCTGGTCGTCTCTGGGTTTTTTGTGGCAGGTGAGTCCTTGAATCACCAATGTTGGCGCAGGACCGTCTGGGTCTCGGGAGAAGCCCTTGGGAGGCTGGGGGCCACTGTCCACCCAGCACCTGTGGTCTGGCCCCGGTGGGAGTGGCTCTGCAGGACCAAGGGTGGGGCCAGGCCTACCGCCTCCAGGAGGCTGTGCAGCTCCAGCGACTTGCCCAGCAGCCCCCTCCTCCGCTCCAGGTCGGCCGCGAACTGGTCGCACAGGTGGCGGAGCTCATGGCACTTGGGGCGGATGGAGTCCACGGCGTAGTGCTTGTGGCCGATGAGCCGCTCGCCCTCTTGGGACAGCGCGCGGGCCCGCTGCACAGCGGCCTGCGGAGGGACGGCGGAGGCGGCTCAGCTTCTCAGCTCCTCAGGGCGGAGGGCGCCCCCTGCGGCCGGGGCCGGCGGGGCGGGCTGGGGCGGGCTGGGGGAGGCCTGGGGGTCGGCAGGGTAGGACGGTGATACTGCGGGCACGGGGTCCCAGCAGTCCCAGTGGTCCCGCCGCCCGCATCCACACTTACACTGGACTTCTCCTCGAAGCTGGCCAGGTCCTTCAGGAGGTGCTGCACATGCGCCAGGCTGTTGCCCACATCAGTGAAGGTCGTGACCTTCTGGGCCAGCACGTCCAGGGCGGCTTTGACCTGAGATGGGGCAGCGGGGCGAGGGGCCAGGCAGTGAGATCGTGGGAAGACCACGGCTGGGGGACGGAGGGGGGTGCTGTGGAAACTgggtgcagggaggggagggggcccaggCCTCCCCTCGGAAGGGGGACTAGAGGGAAACTTCCTTGATCTGAGAGAGGACATCCACAAACCCCCCCTGCCAACTCTCCAGGTGTAACGCTGGTGAGGGACGCGTCCCCCGGGGACTGCGGCCCGCAGGGAGGGCCCTCCACTCTCATCACCACGATCCCAGTGGTGGGCGCACGAGGGCAGACAAAGAACAGACACAAAAACACGCAGATCGAAAACGAAGAAATCAAGCCATTTCTGTTTGCACGTGGCCTGATGGTCTGTGTGCAAACGCTACAAGACAGAGCCTGGATTGAGCTCGGCAAGGTTTTAGGacataaaatcaatacacaagaGTCTATTGTATCTCTACAGACAGCAATGAACACACAACACACCAGAATAAAAAGCATAACACCATCTacggttccttaaaaaatgaaacttgTATGTGTAAACCCAACCAAACACATCTGAACTTGTGCAAACCATATAGCATTGGTGACTATAGGACACtgaagaaaatctaaacagatGGACAGACATATGTGTTTACTGACTGAAGAGTCAGTGCAGTAAAGTGCTGACTCTCCCCGAAGTGAGGCACAGGTTTAACACAATTCCTGACAAAACCCAGCGGGACTTTCTTGGAGACACAGATCAGGTTATCTGACATCTGCACGGAAGGTGAAGGAACCGGAACAGCTAAGACAGCTGTGAAGCGGGAGAATAAAGGGGCAGAAATCCCGTCTGGAAGGATGTACACGACGCCCTGGGGTTCCAGCCTGACCCCCGGCTCCTCGAGGCCACGAGAGGTTCCCACAGGGCGTGTCACCCACTCCAGCGCCCCTCCGCAGCCCCCAGGCCACTCACCTCCCGGAAGTCCTGCTCGAAATGCCGGAGCTGCAGGCACTGCTCTAGTTTTTGCTGATGTTTTGCCCAAAACTCGTCAAAGGCGGCCTCGGTCTCGTTCAGCTGGGCCAGGAGCCTGGGGAAGGGGCGGCAGCCACGCTGGTGGGGCCTGTGAAGCCCCCGCTTCTCACAGCGCCAAGCGACGGGGGGCTAGTCCGC from Cervus canadensis isolate Bull #8, Minnesota chromosome 9, ASM1932006v1, whole genome shotgun sequence carries:
- the MCF2L gene encoding guanine nucleotide exchange factor DBS isoform X8 produces the protein MKFWLRHEEMALEEMVQRLNAVSKRIDEIMHHDISPLCAADIRDQLQKRFAYLSGGRGQDGSPVITFPDYPAFGDVPDQDFQNVMTYLTSIPSLQDTGIGFILVIDRRQDRWTSVKASILRIAASFPANLQLVLVLRPAGFFQRTLSELAFRFNRDDFKMKVPVIMLSSVPELHGYIDKSQLTEDLGGTLAYCHSRWLCHRTAIESFALLVKQTAQMLQAFGTELAETELPNDVQSTSSVLLTHTEKKDRAKEDMRLALVEGRRVLESIREPLGRGPEQSPNQDQLDSQSTVQRLLAQLNETEAAFDEFWAKHQQKLEQCLQLRHFEQDFREVKAALDVLAQKVTTFTDVGNSLAHVQHLLKDLASFEEKSSAAVQRARALSQEGERLIGHKHYAVDSIRPKCHELRHLCDQFAADLERRRGLLGKSLELHSLLEASMKWCDEGIYLLASQPVDKCQSQDGAEAALQELERFLETGAESKIQELSKIFQDYEPILTKDLLEHVQRVFQKQESVEEMFHRRQASLKKLAAKQTRPVQPVAPRPEALTKSPCPSPGIRRGSENHSSESSALRRGPYRRAKSEVSEGRQGRGSSTGDEESLAVLRRHVMKELLDTERVYVEELLCVLEGYAAEMDNPLMTHLISTGLQNKKDILFGNMEEIYHFHNRIFLRELENYTDCPELVGRCFLERMEEFQIYEKYCQNKPRSESLWRQCSDCPFFQECQKKLDHKLSLDSYLLKPVQRITKYQLLLKEMLKYSKSCEGAEDLQEALSSILGILKAVNDSMHLIAITGYEGNLSDLGRLLMQGSFSVWTDHKRGHAKVKDLARFKPMQRHLFLHEKAVLFCKRREENGEGYEKAPSYSYKQSLNMTAVGITENVKGDAKKFEIWYNAREEVYIIQAPTPEIKAAWVSEIRKVLTSQLQACREASQHRALEQSQSLPLPAPASTSPSKGSTRNIKKLEERKMDPLSLEGYGGSMPLPRAPEKGKDDVVTSSTSESSALSKKRFTLQSFAALKAQKASPTSPDKKAKRHQVKSDPTPFGLRGWSKTSHPSETPEDNDGWSSTEEPVNSSDAEEEGRVGPGKLVPGRYTVARLDEKGVPDALALRSGDEVELVQEGDEGLWCVRNLSSGTEGWVPAHNLSALLCQGGPTGCLSSPESSAGSAVLSPSSSCSESCTAAVADLRG
- the MCF2L gene encoding guanine nucleotide exchange factor DBS isoform X12, which codes for MKFWLRHEEMALEEMVQRLNAVSKRIDEIMHHDISPLCAADIRDQLQKRFAYLSGGRGQDGSPVITFPDYPAFGDVPDQDFQNVMTYLTSIPSLQDTGIGFILVIDRRQDRWTSVKASILRIAASFPANLQLVLVLRPAGFFQRTLSELAFRFNRDDFKMKVPVIMLSSVPELHGYIDKSQLTEDLGGTLAYCHSRWLCHRTAIESFALLVKQTAQMLQAFGTELAETELPNDVQSTSSVLLTHTEKKDRAKEDMRLALVEGRRVLESIREPLGRGPEQSPNQDQLDSQSTVQRLLAQLNETEAAFDEFWAKHQQKLEQCLQLRHFEQDFREVKAALDVLAQKVTTFTDVGNSLAHVQHLLKDLASFEEKSSAAVQRARALSQEGERLIGHKHYAVDSIRPKCHELRHLCDQFAADLERRRGLLGKSLELHSLLEASMKWCDEGIYLLASQPVDKCQSQDGAEAALQELERFLETGAESKIQELSKIFQDYEPILTKDLLEHVQRVFQKQESVEEMFHRRQASLKKLAAKQTRPVQPVAPRPEALTKSPCPSPGIRRGSENHSSESSALRRGPYRRAKSEVSEGRQGRGSSTGDEESLAVLRRHVMKELLDTERVYVEELLCVLEGYAAEMDNPLMTHLISTGLQNKKDILFGNMEEIYHFHNRIFLRELENYTDCPELVGRCFLERMEEFQIYEKYCQNKPRSESLWRQCSDCPFFQECQKKLDHKLSLDSYLLKPVQRITKYQLLLKEMLKYSKSCEGAEDLQEALSSILGILKAVNDSMHLIAITGYEGNLSDLGRLLMQGSFSVWTDHKRGHAKVKDLARFKPMQRHLFLHEKAVLFCKRREENGEGYEKAPSYSYKQSLNMTAVGITENVKGDAKKFEIWYNAREEVYIIQAPTPEIKAAWVSEIRKVLTSQLQACREASQHRALEQSQSLPLPAPASTSPSKGSTRNIKKLEERKMDPLSLEGYGGSMPLPRAPEKGKGWSKTSHPSETPEDNDGWSSTEEPVNSSDAEEEGRVGPGKLVPGRYTVARLDEKGVPDALALRSGDEVELVQEGDEGLWCVRNLSSGTEGWVPAHNLSALLCQGGPTGCLSSPESSAGSAVLSPSSSCSESCTAAVADLRG